CGGATTTAGCATTGCCGGTACCGTGATCGAGCAGGGCCAATCCCTGGCATTTTATCAGGCCAACTATCCCGAGGATCCTGCCCTGTTTGGCTTTCTCAGTTGGCAGGTGTTGCTGGGGCTGGGGTTGGACCATGTCTATCGCACTTGGTGGTTTCTGGCCCTGCTGATTTTATTTGGGGCCAGTCTGACGGCCTGCACCTTCACCCGCCAGTTCCCAGCCCTGAAAGCGGCTCGCCAGTGGCGCTACTATACCCGGCCGCGGCAGTTTCAAAAGTTGGCCTTGAGTACAGAAGTGTCCCAGGGGTCCCTGGCCGCCATGGTCGGTTTCCTGGGGCAGAGGCGTTATCGGGTGTTTCAGTCAGACCATACCCTCTATGCCCGTAAGGGGATCGTGGGGCGCATTGGTCCCATCGTGGTCCATGCCAGCATGTTGATCATCCTGGCCGGGGCCATCTTAGGGGCCATGACCGGCTTTTCTGCCCAAGAGATGGTGCCCAGCGGTGAGACCTTTCAGGTTCGCAATATCCTCGATGCTGGCCCCTGGGCCCAGGCCCAGATTCCGCGGGACTGGTCGGTACGGGTCAATCGCTTTTGGATCGACTACACCCCCGATGGCACCATCGATCAGTTTTACTCGGACCTATCGGTTTTGGATCAGGCCGGCGACGAAGTCGATCGCAAGACCATCCATGTGAATGAGCCCCTGCGTTACCAGGGGGTTACCCTCTACCAGGCCGACTGGGGCATCGCCGCCGTGCGGGTCAAGTTGAACAATAGTCCGGTGTTGACGGTGCCGATGCGGCGCCTAGGGCCAGAGGAGATGGGCCGGTTTTGGGGAACCTGGCTACCCACCGATCCCGATCTGAGTGAGGGGGTGTCTCTGCTGGCTAAGGATCTGCAAGGGATGGTGCTGGTGTATGACCAGTCGGGCAAGTTGGTCTCAACGGTCCGCGAGGGGATGGCCACCGAGGTAAATGGTGTCGCCCTTTCCCTGGTGGATGTGGTGGGCAGCACTGGTTTGCAGATCAAGGCCGATCCTGGCATCCCCCTGGTGTATGCCGGATTTGCCCTGCTGATGGCGGGGGTGTTGATGAGTTATGTGTCCCATTCCCAAATCTGGGCCTTGGAAGTGGACGGCCGGCTCTATGTAGGGGGACGGACGAATCGGGCCCAAGTGGCCTTTGAGCGGGAACTGATGGAGCTATTGGATCGGTTGAGCGCTCAGACTGAGGCGCTCCCCCTGGCGACGGGCCTCTCGACCAGTGCCAGCTCAGGGGCTTGACTCGAGGGTTGCCAATGGGCCTGTGGGAAAATGTTAAACTTTAACATTTATCATGTAGATCTGACTGTATAGAGCTAAGAGGATACGACCATGCCTGAGAAGAACTACTCTTGGAAGGGCAGCTGGAATGCTGGATTGGTACTCCTGATATTAGCCCTGGTAGCTGGAGTGCTCCTGATTGCCTCAGGCTTTAGTGGCTAATGAATGAAGGACAAGCGCCACGGACGTGATATCTCACGTCCGTAGATCACAGTTTGAGATCACAGTTTGAGATCACAGTTTGAGATCACAGCTGGCCTCTGGACATCAGGTCCCTGCCAGGTCGTTGAACTGGGCTCGAATGGTCTCGATGCGATCGCGATTCACCCCCAGATCTGATTGGCCCAGGCGGGAGGCAGAGCGCACTTGAATCACCGAATTGGGGGCATCTAGGTAAAATTCCACATCGTCGACAAAGCCCATCAAGCGGCTGCGGGCTTCGGCATAGAGGTAATCCTCGCGTTCAGTGATGATGTCAGTGCGGGGTTGCCCTTGTAGCACCTGTTTGAGACGGGCCATGGCTGTGGCGGCATCAGAGGAGTAGGTCAAGGGTGCGATCGCATGCTCGGCATCGGCATCTTCGCGACTGACCACACAGTTAGGTGAACTAGGACACGCGGCCAACCGACCATCATCTTGAACCCCCAGGGTATCGGGGCGGGTACCGGCAAAGAGGCCACTGAGACCAGGAATCGCAGCAATGTACATAGGAGACCCTGAAACAGTATGGGGTGATGCGGCCAGGGCTGAGGAACTTCCCCCCAACCAAGCGCTCACCAGCAGCATAACAGCGAGCGTCACGGGAATCAGTCTGCACACCATAGAAGTTTGGGGATAACGTCTTTACAGAAGTTTACTAAAATTTTGGCATCCCGATCATGGCTTCCAGTTCGTCACCGCCGCTGCAACCTCCACCGCAAGAGGTCGTCGACCAAGTGATCGACAGGTTAGAGGCAGAACTGCCGACCCTATTCGAGACTGACCTAACCTACGACATTTACACTCAAGACATTCTGTTCAAGGATCCGGTGAATCGATTCCGCGGCAAGTTCAACTACCGGATTGTGTTTTGGACATTGCGGTTTCACGGACGCCTGTTTTTCACTGAGTTGCACTTTGACCTGCACCGGGTTTATCGCCAAGCGACTCGACACATTCGAGCCGACTGGACCGTGCGCGGCACCCTGCGCCTACCCTGGCGACCTCGAATTTTATTCAATGGGGTATCCGATTACCAGCTCAATGCAGCAGGGCTGATTTACCAGCACATCGACACCTGGGACCGCCCTCCCGGGGACGTGTTGCGGCAGTTCTGGCGCGGACCTGGTGGGGGAGTGAAGGATGAAGGATGAAGGATGAAGGATGAAGGATGAAGGATGAAGGGTGACTTATTACTCGTCACTCGTTACTCGTCACTCGTTACTCAATCACCCCAACACCCCATCACCCCATTTACCTACCTTGCCGCCCTCCGTCCTCCGTCCCCACCATGGGCGTCGTGCTAGGGACAGCGATACACTAGGGGGAAGAAGCTGGTGCCGTAGACCCTGTAGATGCGGTGAATTGCTGAGGGTAGCTATTCTAGAGGTGGACAACGGCAGGGGCTTGAGTCGCTAGCTTGTGCAGGTTGAGAGTGTGCGCCTAAGGGAAACTGATGATGGACGATCAAAAAGGCTTACGGCAGATTCCGATCAGCGTGGGGATCGGGTTGTCTGTGGTCATTCTGGCCTCGGGCGGAGCGGCCGCTTGGTTTACCTGGCGTACCCTTAATCCCCAGCCCGCCGTAGTCGAGTTTCCGACGCTCGATCCCCCCCACCGAGTCGATCCCTATTCCTGAGGTCCCGACGACAGAGACTCCCCAGATCGAGTCCCCGGCCCCAGAGGTGGCGGCGACGGAGGAGTCGGCTCAGGTTTTCTGGGTAACGGATGCCGAGGGTGCCTTGGCCCTCTCTCCCCAGTCTATTTCCCTACCCGCAGAGGCTGCTGCGACGGCTAAGCTACAGGCGGCCTTTGAGGCATTGCTGAAAGGGGCAGCGACAGACACCGAAGGCGTTTCTACCATTCCTGCCGGGACGACCCTGCGCCGGCTATCGGTAGAGGCCGATGGCATCCATGTTGACCTCTCTGCGGAGTTTCAGCAGGGGGGAGGCAGCTTCTCCATGCGGGGCCGTCTAGGCCAAATCATTTACACAGCCACGACCCTGGACCCAGATGCCTCGGTTTGGATCTCGGTGCAGGGCGAACCCCTGACTCTGTTGGGAGGGGAAGGGTTAGAAGTGCAACAGCCCATGACCCGAGAGAGCTATCAGGCCGCTTTCGGCGGGTAAGGCCCAAGCGGTGCTCATCCCCGTTCTCCCAGGTAAAGCCAGCGATGGTGGCCGGCTTAAATGGATGCCCTATTGCCGACTCGAGAGGCTAAAGGCGCGGAAGTGCTGGGCCTGCTCTTCGATGCGGGCGGCGATGCGATCGCATACCAGGCTGCACAACTCAAAAATCAAGTCATCCGAGACCCGATAGAAGGCTGAGGTACCTTCGGTGCGGCGGCTGAGGATCCCAGCCTGAAGCATCACCTTAAGATGCTTAGAGACATTGGCCTGACTGGTCTGAGTGGCCTCCACCAGATCCTGAACACACTTCTCACCATCTCGAAGTAAATTCAAGATTCTCAAACGCATGGGTTCGCTGAGAACGCTGAAGTACTCCGCGACTTGCTGTACCACCTCGGTGGGAAGGGGATCCATGGGCATCACTCCAAAGGCGGGATCAATCGCCGTTATTGTAACAGTATAGTTATTGATGGCAATTCAGTGATACCGGTTCCGACTCTCTCATCTCATGCTTGGTTATTCGAGCCATTTGTAAAGATGGGGGAGCTAAGGGACAAGCTTACTTCTGCCTTGGCGTACTAGGACCGTGGCGAGTTTCGATCGTCTCCTCGGCGGAGTGGGTTAGACTCCGCAGGGCGTCCAACAAGGTCGGCATCGCTGAGGGCCACAGTCCCCGTTGATGGGCTTCGATCAGTCGCTCAGCCATGTCCCGCAGGGCCCAGGGATTGGCTTGGCGGACAAAGGCTTGCACCTGGGGATCGAGTAAATAGGCCTGGGCGACGCCCTCATAGATGTGGTCCGCCACACACTGGGCCGTGGCATCGTAGGCAAACAGATAATCGACCGTCGCCGCCATCTCGAAGGCGCCCTTATAGCCGTGGCGCATGACGCCGGCGATCCATTTGGGGTTGACCACTCGGGACCGGTAAACTCGAGCGATTTCTTGGCTCAGGGATCGTAATCGGGGCGTCTCAGGCCGGGAATGGTCACCAAAATAAGTTTGGGGATTGCGGCCGGTGATGGCCCGCACGGCGGCGGTTAATCCCCCCTGAAACTGGTAATAGTCGTCGGAATCGAGCAGATCATGTTCTCGATTGTCTTGGTTGTGGAGCACCACCTGCAGATGACTGAGGCGATGGGTAAACGCCTCTGGGGCCGACCGTCCTGGGGCGTCGTGGCCGTAGGCATAGCTACTCCAATTGACATAGGCCCGAGCCAGATCCTCATTCCCCTGCCAGTTTTGGGCGTCGATCAGCCCCTGTAGCCCGGCACCATAGGCCCCTGGCTTGGAGCCAAACACGCGGTAGCTGGCCCGCCGCTGGGCCTGGTCTGGTGGCAGTCCCTGCTGTTGCCAGTAGGCAGCTTCTTGCTGCACTCGCTGAGCCAGGGGGTTTTGGTCGGGAGGTTCGGCCAAGGCGGCCACGGCGGCGGCGGCCTGGTCAAACAGGTCGATTAAATTGGCGAAGGCATCCCGGAAGAAGCCGGAAATGCGTAGGGTCACATCTACCCGGGGCCGCCCCAAGGCACTCAGGGGCAAGATCTCAAAATCGACCACCCGACGCGAAGCCCCGTCCCAGATAGGCCGTACTCCCAGTAGAGCCAGAGCTTCAGCCAGATCATCGCCGCCAGTGCGCATGGTGGCAGTGCCCCAGACGGATAAGCCCAGGGTCTGGGGATAGTCGCCATGGTCTTGTAGGTACCGCTCGATCAATTCCTCGGCGGCTCGACGCCCCACGTCCCAGGCGCTTTCGGAGGGGATGGCCCGCAGATCCACGGCGTAGAAGTTGCGGCCAGTGGGTAAGACATCGGGGCGATTGCGACTGGGAGCCCCAGAGGGGACGCTGGGGACATAGTGCCCCCCTAGTCCTCGGAGCAGATGGGTGATTTCCTGGGGAGTCTGAATCAGGGCGGGCAGCAGCTGCTGCTGCATCCAGACCAGATCGGGATGCTGGGGCGGCGGTGGCTGTATCGGCGGGCTGGTGGATGGGGCCGGGCCATGGCCCAAGGATGCCAGCATGGCCGCCACGATGGCGGCAGCTTGCTGCTCTAGGACCTCGACCACGTCACCGACGATGCGGCAAGGACGAAGCAGACTGTCAATGGCTGGATCGGTATCAGGGGTAAGGGCATCAACCTGCCAGGGCTGGGCCGGCGGATCGCTCAGGGGATCGAGGTCGAGGCCCCACGTGTCGGCGATGGCTCGGGTTAGCCCCCGCCGATGGCCGCTGGGATGGCGGGCAATGGCGACGACTAAATCTCGCAGTAACCGCCCTGCGGGGCAACGCCCTAAGATGTGTAGGCCGTCTCGAATCTGAGCTTCTTTGAGATCGCAGAGGTAGGCATCGAGAGTCGGGAGTAGAGACGATAGGGACGCGGAGGAGGCAAGAGACGTCGGGGAGGAGTCGAGGGGGAGCTCGTCTAGGAGGTGGCTGTCGCGCAGGAGATTGACGATGCGATCGCAAATCACCGGCAGGCGCGTCGGATCCAGACTCTGGGCCTCATAGTATTCATCCACCAGCCGTTCCAGGGCCTGCAGCGGCCCATAGAGTTCGGCCCGAGTCAGGGGTGGCGTCAGGTGATCGAGAATCACTGCCTGGCTGCGACGCTTGGCCTGGGCGCCTTCCCCTGGGTCATTGACAATGAAGGGATAGAGGTGGGGCAACGGCCCTAGGGCCACCTCCGGGTAACAGGTGTGGCTGAGGGCAATGCCTTTACCGGGCAGCCATTCCAGATTGCCGTGTTTGCCCACATGCACCAGGGCCTGGGCCCGAAAGACCTGGCGCAGCCAGTGGTAAAAGGCGAGGTAGTCGTGGCTGGGCTCCAGGTCGGGGGCGTGGTAATTCAGGGATGGATCGGCATCGTAGCCGCGACTGGGCTGGATGCCCACGAACACATGGCCCAGCTGCAGGCCAGCTACAGGATAATACTGCCTGTCTGGTGGCGGGGCCAGGGGATCGCCCCAGCGTTGCCGCAGGGCCTGCTGCACAGTCTCGGGCAAACTCTGGAAGTAGCTCTGGTACTGCTGCCCGGAGAGAGACTGACGCACTGGTCGCAGCTGCCGCCCCTCTGGGTCATTGCTGATGCCATCGGTGAGCCACTGGATGAGCTCATCGCCATCGCTGGGCAGGGGATCGACCCGATAGCCAGCCGCCCGCAGGGCTTGCAGGAGTTCCACCACGCTTTGGGGAGTATCGAGGCCGACGCCATTGGCCAGGCGGCCGTCTCGGTTGGGGTAATTGGCCAAAATCAGGGCAATCCGTTGCTGTTCGGGGGGAGTGCGGCCCAGGCCAGCCCAGTTGGCTGCCAGATCGGCCACAAAGTCGATGCGATCGACGATGGGCTCGTAGGTAACCACATCGGTTTCCAGGGCAGTGTTGCGCTGGTTGATCGCCTTACAGGACACCAGGCGAGTAATGATGCGCCCATCCACCTCTGGCAGGGCCACATTCATGGCCATATCTCGGGGGGATAGGCCCTGGGGATGACGTTGCCAGAGCTCTTGGGAGCCACCGCTGAGGATGGCCTGGAGTACGGGCACATCCAAGGTTTGCCAGAGATCGAGGCGGGGGCTGGCGCTCTCTAGCTTGGCCAGCGAAAAGCTAGTGGTGTTGATCACCCCATCGATGGCTGGCCGTCCCTGATCACAGACGTGCTCTAGCAGCCCTGCCTGCACCTCCGGATCCTGTAGGGTGGCCACATAGATGGGCAGCGGCCGCAGTCCTCGCCGCTCTAGGGCTTGGCAGAGGGCATCGATGGGGGCAGTGTTGCCGGCCAGATAGTGGGCCCGGTAGAAGAGCAGGCCGATGCTGGCTGTAGGGGGAGCAGTTGCCGGAGCGATAGATGTCGTGGAATGGTAGGGGTACAGCCCCACCTTAGGCACCGGTTGTGGATCGGGTGGATTGAAATGACTACCGAAGATGCGATCGCAGATCCACAAGAGGCCATGGCAAACATTATCCAGCCCCCCCTCGACTAGATAACGCCAGAGACCATGGGCAACGGTGAGCGACACTGTAGAATGGCTGATCAGGTCTGGATCTGGCCGATCATCCCCCGGCAGCACGATTAACGCCGCGCCAGTACGATCCACCACCTCCTTCACCACCTCCAAGCCGTAAGACCAGTAGGCCCGTCCTCCCAACAGCCGCAGGATAATCAACTGGGCCTGGGCCAATACCTGATCAGCATAGGTGTCAATGGTCAGGGGCTGCTTCAACTGCAATAAATTGGCTCCCCGCAGCTGCGGAAACCCCGATGGCAGTTGCGGGGTCACCCGAGCCAGGGTCTGAATTTCACTATCTGCTGCCGTGATAAAAACCACCGGCGCCGGGGTCTGCTCAATAAAAATTACCCCATCGGTGTCTGGAGTCCATCCCCCTGGCGTTGCCGCGAGTCGGTGCATGGTCGTCAATGCTTAAGGAACTGCGAAATCTGAAGGAACTCTAGTGTACGAGGGGAAAGCCCTTAGGGGGAAGTTAGGATAATCATCAGCCATTTCAAGGTTGATCATGTCCCTATTTTCATTGTCCCCGGAGGCCATGAGCTGAGGTTGAGGCTACTGCACAGCCGATAAGCCTCGGCCAAGTCTACCTCCAGAGAGGGCTGCCCGGGAACCAACCACTCCCGACTTGACTTGGTATGGGGAGGCTGTTTGAGAGCCGATTGTTCACTCAGGCTAATTGTCCGCTGCTATGGGCAGGGGGCGATAGAGATAGCGAGGCTGAAGCAGTTGAGATGGTTGTGCCATACAACCACCGTCACGCTTAGGCGGTGGCATGTCCACTAGGAGTCAACTAGAGGACTAATTCATGCTGCTCTGAGTATTGGGCTAAGGCGCTATTCCTCGCTTGGCCAGACCTGCAAACATCCGTGTAGATTGCCAGTTGCCAGGGTGCTGCTGTCACCCGCCGTTATTTATGTTCAGTTTTGCCGACATTCCTTACTATCCCTTGCCCCGGGCTGTGCTGCAGCGGATGCAACACTACTTAGAGTGGCAACAGCGGCAGCTAGGCGGTACCTTACTCACCACTGCCCATCCAGCCGTGTCAGCGGCGGTTGCTCCCTACGGGGTTTACCTCCTGGTAGCGCCATCCTTGGCGGTATTGGTGTTGCATCGTCCCAGGGCTAGGGAGGAGGTCACAGACAATGTCAGTCTCATTCTAGAGAAGGAGACCATGGTCGAGTTCCTCCACTACTTACAGGCCAGCTTGGCAGCAGAGTCTCCCCATCAAGCCCTGTTGTCTATCCTAGAGGCCGAGTTAAGCAACAGCCCCTCCCCAGAGTATGGCCCCTTTTTCCTAAAGCTGATGGCGGCAGCCATGGTTGGAGAGCCAGTATCGGCTCCTCAGACTGATGGCACCACTCCAGAAAAGCCCGATCCAGAGAGCCACTGCCAGTGCCAACCGCTACGGCAGGCACTAGATCAACAGCTAGAACAGAGCCTGTTGCTCAATCACGTCGTCCAGAAAATTCAGGGCAGCCTAGAACTCCCCGCTATTTTGGAAACCACCGTAGCAGAGGTGCGTCGGTTCCTAGAGGCGGATCGGCTACTGGTGTATCAGTTTGCAGTAGACCCGGACCAGAGCCCAGAGCCATCACCCCCACCCCTGGCCCCAGACAAGTCTGCAGGCCAATCTCACCATGCCGGTTACATTGCCTACGAATCCCGAGCAAACGACACGATCTCATCGGTGCTGCACCACAGTGAGCACTACTGCTTTATTAAGCCGCCCCACTCCCAGGCCAGATATTACCAAGGTCATCCTTTGGTGGTGGATGACATCGTAGCCGCCTACCACCACTGCGACTGTTTGCAGACCGTTTTACAGCAAGCCCAGGTTCAATCCATGCTGATTGTGCCGATTCTGGTGGATCAGACCCTGTGGGGCTTACTAATTGCTCATCAATGTACCCATCAGCGGCAGTGGCAATCCTGGGAACTGACCTTTCTGCAGCATATTGGTGAGCATTTAGCCATCGCCATTCATCAAGCCCAACTCTACCGAGAGCTACAGCAGCAGACCCAAAACTTAGAGTCCTGTGTTGTAGAACGGACCCAAGATCTGCGGGATGCCCTAATTGCGGCTCAATCGGCTAATCGGGCCAAGGGCGAATTCCTAGCCACTATGAGTCACGAGCTACGGACGCCCTTGACCTGCATTATTGGCATGTCGGCCACGTTACTGCGGTGGTCCTTTGGCGATTTGAGCCCCCGGCAGCAACATTATCTGACCACGATTCATCAAAGTGGTGAACATTTGCTGGAGCTGATTAATAACATCCTGGAAGTCTCCAAGATCGAGTCCAGACGAACAGCCCTAGATATCAGTGAGTTTTCTCTGGCCGCCTTGGCTCATCAAGTAGCCGATGCCTTTCGCCAAGATGCCC
This portion of the Halomicronema hongdechloris C2206 genome encodes:
- a CDS encoding cytochrome c biogenesis protein, translating into MASEASFMTVGWQALKRYIQRDLLPLLADLRLAIGLLLAIAGFSIAGTVIEQGQSLAFYQANYPEDPALFGFLSWQVLLGLGLDHVYRTWWFLALLILFGASLTACTFTRQFPALKAARQWRYYTRPRQFQKLALSTEVSQGSLAAMVGFLGQRRYRVFQSDHTLYARKGIVGRIGPIVVHASMLIILAGAILGAMTGFSAQEMVPSGETFQVRNILDAGPWAQAQIPRDWSVRVNRFWIDYTPDGTIDQFYSDLSVLDQAGDEVDRKTIHVNEPLRYQGVTLYQADWGIAAVRVKLNNSPVLTVPMRRLGPEEMGRFWGTWLPTDPDLSEGVSLLAKDLQGMVLVYDQSGKLVSTVREGMATEVNGVALSLVDVVGSTGLQIKADPGIPLVYAGFALLMAGVLMSYVSHSQIWALEVDGRLYVGGRTNRAQVAFERELMELLDRLSAQTEALPLATGLSTSASSGA
- a CDS encoding DUF1499 domain-containing protein, encoding MTLAVMLLVSAWLGGSSSALAASPHTVSGSPMYIAAIPGLSGLFAGTRPDTLGVQDDGRLAACPSSPNCVVSREDADAEHAIAPLTYSSDAATAMARLKQVLQGQPRTDIITEREDYLYAEARSRLMGFVDDVEFYLDAPNSVIQVRSASRLGQSDLGVNRDRIETIRAQFNDLAGT
- a CDS encoding DUF2358 domain-containing protein, whose protein sequence is MASSSSPPLQPPPQEVVDQVIDRLEAELPTLFETDLTYDIYTQDILFKDPVNRFRGKFNYRIVFWTLRFHGRLFFTELHFDLHRVYRQATRHIRADWTVRGTLRLPWRPRILFNGVSDYQLNAAGLIYQHIDTWDRPPGDVLRQFWRGPGGGVKDEG
- a CDS encoding GerMN domain-containing protein encodes the protein MAATEESAQVFWVTDAEGALALSPQSISLPAEAAATAKLQAAFEALLKGAATDTEGVSTIPAGTTLRRLSVEADGIHVDLSAEFQQGGGSFSMRGRLGQIIYTATTLDPDASVWISVQGEPLTLLGGEGLEVQQPMTRESYQAAFGG
- a CDS encoding ArsR/SmtB family transcription factor, with the translated sequence MDPLPTEVVQQVAEYFSVLSEPMRLRILNLLRDGEKCVQDLVEATQTSQANVSKHLKVMLQAGILSRRTEGTSAFYRVSDDLIFELCSLVCDRIAARIEEQAQHFRAFSLSSRQ
- the cobN gene encoding cobaltochelatase subunit CobN, with the translated sequence MHRLAATPGGWTPDTDGVIFIEQTPAPVVFITAADSEIQTLARVTPQLPSGFPQLRGANLLQLKQPLTIDTYADQVLAQAQLIILRLLGGRAYWSYGLEVVKEVVDRTGAALIVLPGDDRPDPDLISHSTVSLTVAHGLWRYLVEGGLDNVCHGLLWICDRIFGSHFNPPDPQPVPKVGLYPYHSTTSIAPATAPPTASIGLLFYRAHYLAGNTAPIDALCQALERRGLRPLPIYVATLQDPEVQAGLLEHVCDQGRPAIDGVINTTSFSLAKLESASPRLDLWQTLDVPVLQAILSGGSQELWQRHPQGLSPRDMAMNVALPEVDGRIITRLVSCKAINQRNTALETDVVTYEPIVDRIDFVADLAANWAGLGRTPPEQQRIALILANYPNRDGRLANGVGLDTPQSVVELLQALRAAGYRVDPLPSDGDELIQWLTDGISNDPEGRQLRPVRQSLSGQQYQSYFQSLPETVQQALRQRWGDPLAPPPDRQYYPVAGLQLGHVFVGIQPSRGYDADPSLNYHAPDLEPSHDYLAFYHWLRQVFRAQALVHVGKHGNLEWLPGKGIALSHTCYPEVALGPLPHLYPFIVNDPGEGAQAKRRSQAVILDHLTPPLTRAELYGPLQALERLVDEYYEAQSLDPTRLPVICDRIVNLLRDSHLLDELPLDSSPTSLASSASLSSLLPTLDAYLCDLKEAQIRDGLHILGRCPAGRLLRDLVVAIARHPSGHRRGLTRAIADTWGLDLDPLSDPPAQPWQVDALTPDTDPAIDSLLRPCRIVGDVVEVLEQQAAAIVAAMLASLGHGPAPSTSPPIQPPPPQHPDLVWMQQQLLPALIQTPQEITHLLRGLGGHYVPSVPSGAPSRNRPDVLPTGRNFYAVDLRAIPSESAWDVGRRAAEELIERYLQDHGDYPQTLGLSVWGTATMRTGGDDLAEALALLGVRPIWDGASRRVVDFEILPLSALGRPRVDVTLRISGFFRDAFANLIDLFDQAAAAVAALAEPPDQNPLAQRVQQEAAYWQQQGLPPDQAQRRASYRVFGSKPGAYGAGLQGLIDAQNWQGNEDLARAYVNWSSYAYGHDAPGRSAPEAFTHRLSHLQVVLHNQDNREHDLLDSDDYYQFQGGLTAAVRAITGRNPQTYFGDHSRPETPRLRSLSQEIARVYRSRVVNPKWIAGVMRHGYKGAFEMAATVDYLFAYDATAQCVADHIYEGVAQAYLLDPQVQAFVRQANPWALRDMAERLIEAHQRGLWPSAMPTLLDALRSLTHSAEETIETRHGPSTPRQK
- a CDS encoding hybrid sensor histidine kinase/response regulator, whose protein sequence is MFSFADIPYYPLPRAVLQRMQHYLEWQQRQLGGTLLTTAHPAVSAAVAPYGVYLLVAPSLAVLVLHRPRAREEVTDNVSLILEKETMVEFLHYLQASLAAESPHQALLSILEAELSNSPSPEYGPFFLKLMAAAMVGEPVSAPQTDGTTPEKPDPESHCQCQPLRQALDQQLEQSLLLNHVVQKIQGSLELPAILETTVAEVRRFLEADRLLVYQFAVDPDQSPEPSPPPLAPDKSAGQSHHAGYIAYESRANDTISSVLHHSEHYCFIKPPHSQARYYQGHPLVVDDIVAAYHHCDCLQTVLQQAQVQSMLIVPILVDQTLWGLLIAHQCTHQRQWQSWELTFLQHIGEHLAIAIHQAQLYRELQQQTQNLESCVVERTQDLRDALIAAQSANRAKGEFLATMSHELRTPLTCIIGMSATLLRWSFGDLSPRQQHYLTTIHQSGEHLLELINNILEVSKIESRRTALDISEFSLAALAHQVADAFRQDALTQEVTLTVELSLGADQDRFIADFRRVGQILANLLSNAIKFTPPGGQVCLRIRRDQQMAVLIVEDTGIGIPEMQQSLLFEKFQQLETARQRQYQGTGLGLALTQQLVDLHGGSIQVSSTVGEGSVFMVRLPMQSLAGPTRPMASAPAITADSEVGRIVLVEDNEETASLICDLLTAADYQVIWVMEGSTVVEQVKLLQPAAVIINLNMADTHGGGIMQALRSTPTTASVKIVALIDVGDAEQSMAAHRVGADEVLPAAIVPDQLLTTIHTLMTSLPVP